From one Mytilus edulis chromosome 1, xbMytEdul2.2, whole genome shotgun sequence genomic stretch:
- the LOC139494389 gene encoding transforming growth factor-beta-induced protein ig-h3-like: MKTLICIIIAYFGLSSAETIPELAEKLNGLKFIRLLDDVGLTDMLSGTGPFTVFVPTDNAFDALADGVLNKIMKDKELLKSVLLFHILSWKIYTKELKNEKRIPTLNNNMKVRINLYNKKIVIDGSKVLLTDQNATNGVIHVIDKVLVPLPSQNMLQYLASDGEFYKFVHSFVKVKLERKLIDGPFTLFAPTDTAFDQFPPYLLIKLVSDDKKLTDALNYHLVKGTIYTAGLTNGMVLQTVEGRSLNITMNPDKLMVNDCKITTADISVVNGVIHVIDTVLLPPVV, from the exons ATGAAAACATTAATTTGTATTATCATTGCGTATTTCGGGTTGTCGAGTGCAGAAACAATACCTGAACTAGCTGAAAAATTGAATGGTCTAAAATTCATTAGGCTACTAGACGATGTTGGACTAACTGACATGTTATCTGGTACAG GTCCGTTTACAGTTTTTGTACCAACAGATAATGCATTTGATGCTTTAGCAGATGGTGTATTAAATAAGATAATGAAAGACAAGGAGCTGTTAAAGTCTGTACTTTTGTTCCATATACTAAGCTGGAAGATATATACCAAGGAGTTAAAAAATGAGAAAAGGATACCCACCCTTAACAATAACATGAAAGTTAGGATCAACCTTTATAATAAG AAAATAGTAATAGATGGAAGTAAAGTTTTACTTACTGACCAAAACGCAACAAATGGTGTTATCCATGTGATTGACAAGGTCCTTGTGCCGTTACCAAGTCAAAACATGCTCCAGTACTTAGCCAGCGATGGCGAGTTTTATAAATTCGTTCATTCGTTTGTAAAGGTCAAACTAGAACGCAAGTTAATAG ATGGACCTTTTACGTTATTTGCGCCAACAGATACAGCTTTTGACCAATTCCCTCCATACCTTTTGATTAAATTAGTTAGTGATGACAAAAAACTTACAG ATGCTTTAAATTATCACTTAGTGAAAGGAACTATATACACTGCTGGTTTGACGAATGGAATGGTACTACAAACAGTAGAAGGCAGATCTTTAAATATCACAATGAATCCAg aTAAGTTGATGGTAAATGACTGCAAAATAACAACAGCGGATATTTCAGTTGTCAATGGAGTGATCCATGTAATTGATACTGTTTTGTTGCCGCCTGTGGTATAG